The nucleotide sequence ATTTCCTCACCGCGGGGAATCTCATCAAAATACTTATGTACCCAGGCTTTCGCTTGTTCTGCGTCAAAGTCGCCTGCGATAACTAAGGTCGCATTGTTCGGCACATACCACTTTTTATAAAAGTCTTTCACATCTTGAAGTGTGGCATTTTGTAAGTCTTCTAACGAGCCTATGACTTGCCAGTTATAGGGGTGATCCTCCGGGTACAAGTTTTTATCAACAACATAATTTGCATGGCCATAAGGGCGGTTGTCATAACTTTGGCGTTTTTCATTTTTGACCACTTGCTTTTCTTTCGATAAAACAGCGTCTGTCACGGTATTGATGAAAAAGCCGAGCTTGTCTGCTTCAGCCCAAATCATTTTTTCTAACGCGTCGTTTGGCACGGTTTGGAAGTAGTTGGTACGGTCTCTACTCGTAGAGCCGTTAGCGCCAGAACCGCCAATGCGTGAGCTCATTTTATCTAAGCCACCTTTACCCAAGTTTTCTGATTCTAAAAACAGCAAATGTTCGAATAAATGCGCAAAGCCTGTGCGCCCTTCTATTTCCCGAGCAGAACCAACATGAAACGTGAGCGCCACGGCCGTTACCGGGTCTGATTTGTCTTGGTGCAAAACCACTTCTAACCCGTTATCAAGGGTAATCTTTTCATAATTTAGAACAAATTCTTGTGCGGACTGTTCTGTAGAGTTGTTCGCGGATGGTTGTTCAGGTTTTGTGCAAGCACCGAGTAAGCTTGCGCCTATCAGTAAGGTTGAAAATTTTAATAGCGAAGATGTCGTCATTGTTGTCTTTATTAGATTGTCCCTATTGTTCAATATAACAGCGAGGAATAAAGATGCCTAGTTGCAATGTTGCACTTTGGTCTATAGCCGCATAGAGGTTTGTTACAAAGTGTAAAATAGAGAGGGAAATGCTCACATACACGGGCTGTGGTTATTGCAAAAAGCGCTGTAGCACGGTCATTAAATTTTCTTTTTGGATAGGTTTGCTTATGTGGGCATCCATACCTGCACTAAAACACGCGTCTATGTCTTGTTGCATGGCATTGGCGGTTAACGCCACTATCGGGTGCGTAACGCCCATTTGTTGTCGTAAAACCCGTGTAGCCTCGTAACCATCCATTTCGGGCATTTGAATATCCATCAAAATAATGTCAAACCCCTTGTCGGCGAAGGCATGAATAGCTTGGTTGCCATCTTTTACACGGGTTATTTGTAAGTTGGTTGCCGCTAACATAGCCTGGATAACTTCAACGTTAATATCGTTATCTTCAGCTAATAATACGTGGGTTTTCGAAAATTCGAGAACAGGAGCAGGCTTATCCACAGGTAAAGGTGTGTGTTGATTCGCTGTAAGTAAGGTAAGAGTGAAAGAGAAGCGCGAGCCCTTTCCAATATCACTTTCAACGGCTATTTGTGAATTCATGAGTTGCAACAGTTTGTTGCTTATATTCAGTCCTAGCCCTGAACCGCCATATTTTCTGGCGGTAGAGCTTTCTGCTTGTATAAACGGCTGAAACAGGTTTTCCTTTTGTGTTTCGCTAATGCCTATACCCTGGTCCTTAACCCAAATTTCCAACGTGCAGTCTTGCTCAGTTAACCTAATAACGTGTACGCCAATTTCAATATGGCCCTGGGTTGAAAACTTTATTGCGTTGCTAATTAAATTAGCAAGCACCTGTTTAACGCGTAGTTCATCGTAAATCAGTTGTTTAGGTAACGCTTTGTCAATATTGAAAACAATCGCTAACCCTTTGTTCGCAGCCTGAGCATGAAAAATGTCAGCGAGTTTTTTCAAGCTATGCCGTAGGTTATAGGGGCCGTAATCTAATGCCAATTTGCCCGCTTCAATTTTTGAAAAATCGAGCAAATCGTTAATCAATTGAAGCAGCATCTCAGATGAATTAACAATTTGGTTGGTGAGTTTTTTCGTGTCTTTATCTTGAAGTTTTTCGGTTAAGACCTGACCAAACCCAATGATGGCATTTAACGGGGTACGAATTTCATGGCTTATGTTTGAAATGAATTCGGTTTTTAAGCGATTATGAAGCTCTGCCTTTTCTTTGGCTAATGCGGTGAGTGCATTGCTTTGTTTGGCTTTTTTGAAAAGCACCAATATGGTCGCTAACGTCAGCAGGGTTAATACCACAAAAACAATGAGCCAGCGGGTATAGAGCTTTTGGGTTTGCTGTGCGGCTTCTTTGGCTTCAAGCATCGACAAGTAGGCTTGGTTTTGAGCTTCCAATTGCAGTGCGCGTTCTTTTTGCTGCGCAATTTGGTTAATTAAATCGGCACTTTCCAGTAATTCTAGCTCTTCATACTTTTTGGCTTCAACGTAGTCGTTGTGAAACTGAATGTATTCATAATAAGCCGTTTGAAAATCACCTTCTTTAGCGGTGATTTCAGCGGCTAACTTTTCTAAATCGGCACGCCATGTTGTTTTCTCATCGGTGCGATAATCGTTGTACATAGCCCGAGACATATCAAGGGCTTCTCTGGCTTCTTTTAATCGGTCTACTTTCAATAATGCCTTTGCTTTAAGTCGGTATATCTCGCTGTCGTAAAATGAGGCCGTTAGTGGGTGGGAGGTCACTTTATCTGCCATGGCGAGTGCTTTGTCGATATCGTCAGTTCTAAAGTAGGTAGACGCCATGCCGTACAAAGCGAGGTACTCTGAGTAACTCATGTCTATGTTCTTGTCGTTTTCGATGGTTTTTTCGAAGTAACTAATGGCTTTTTCGTACTGGCCTTGGTTTCTAAAAAGAATGCCAATAACGTACAAATTATCGCTGATCAACACCCAAAAGTGATGCTCTTGCGCAAGTGCCAGCGATTTTTTGTAGTAGTTATAGGCAATGTCATAAGATTGAATAGAATGGTTGTAATCAGCCAGCATATAATAATAAAGCGCGGTAAGTTTTGGCGAGGCAAGTTCTCGACTTAGCTCTTCTAAGGTATTAAGCAACTCCGCGCTGGAGGCAAAAACTTGTGCCTCATTGTAAGTTAAAATGAGATAAGCAAGGGCGTACGCTTTGGTTTCTTTGTCATTAAAATCGGCGTTAATTAATTCCCCAAAGTAGGTATAAGCACTGTCGTATTTGGCATTAATCCCATCTATTCGAGCCAAACCGAGTTTAATTTTCATGCCCGAGGGGGAGTTATCCGCTAGGCTGGAAAGTAAATCATAAATGGGTTTTGAAGGGGTGTGATGTAAACGTAATTTTAATGCGGTATACAGTGCTCCGAGGTGGCGTTTTTCCTCTAGAGAATAATCACTGGCATTTAGCTTTGCCTCGAGGGTTTCGGTAATTTCCCCAATGGGCATTGGGCGCTCATTCGATAATCGAGCCTCAAATTGCGCGAGTTCAGCGTGTACATTGGTTTTATCTGAGGCGTTAGCCTGGATAGGTAGTGCACAAAAATAGAATGATATTGTCAGTGTAAATAGTAAAACCCGATACATAGTCATGCGCTCATGATTCTTATTATATAAAGCGTTAAGTTAACGTTGATGTCTCACTAGGCCATATGAAAAGCTTAATAACACGGGTGTTTCTGTGTTCGTACGCCAGCAATGTTTTTGCTTACGTTTGATTATACGTCTTATATAACGAATAACCTATACACTCATTGCGCTTACCATAGCGCAAAACGTTAACTTAACCTAGAGCGTATTAATGGTTCTTAGCAGAGCGCTGCTCACTTCTGGCTTAAACGCCACAAAATGCTTGTTTAATGAAATCGACGCTAAGCACAATATTTCAGGATCTGCCAAATAATCAGCAGGCGCTTGAATAACCTCAAAATAGTCTGCATTTTCTTGCTTCATATTTTTCACCACCCGGTTAATGTAATTTTGTTTGTCTTCATCACTTAACAGCGCAGGTTTAGGAGAGAAGCTCCCTATTAAATCAGCCATTGCGTCGAGTTCTTGTTCTATAAGCGCCGAAGGTAGGGTGCCTTCGTTTCCATAGTGGTGTTGCAATGGAATGTCGCTGGGAAAGGCAAACGAGGCACAGGCAAGAGGGGAGTGAGTACGTAAGGCTACCATTTGTGCAATGATAGTCTGCCAGTAGTACAACACCGCTTCGTCACTTGCGTGAGCAAGGTAATGATTAATGCGCGTTTGTAGAAGTTGATTAATGGCAACAGACACCCTATTCATTGTGCCGCCTTCTCTCATTACTTGCCTATTAATAGCAATGACTTTTTCGTAAGTCTCAGAGTCAAATTTTTTCATGGCTTTCATGTAGCTGTGGGTAAGCAGCCCTTGCTCTATCGCTTCTTCTGAAATGTTTTCGTCGCTGCCAAAGCCACTAAATCCATACTCTGCACTGTTCACAACTTGGGTAATGATTTTCGCTTTACGTAAGTCGTTATGGTCAGGGATCCATAAATCTTCATTCGGTGTTGCCAACACTTTTTCTAAAAACCATTGGGGTACGCCAGCATTGATATATTGTGTTTTAAGCGAACTGCTAAGGGCTTCGTTGTTGTGGGTAGAAGTGCCACCTATACCAGCAGCGTGAAAGGCCAACTCGCCATTTTCGCCAATGAGGCGGTTCACACCTGCTAAGTAAACTACGGTACAGGCGGATGAACAGCGTTCTTTAACGTAGGTATCAAGTTTTCGTTGTTTAACAATACCCGCAAGCCTTATTGCACCTAGCATACGCCCCCCAATGCTGTGCAAGTGCAGAAGCTTAATATTAGGGTGGGCATCTAATTGTGCTTCAAGTTGCTTTTCACTGCCTACCTCAATGCCCCCGTATAACTCAAGCTCAGTTTCATTATTAAGTAACCTGAAATGAAGTTCTGGGTATTCTTGATGTTGGGTGATGAGGGAATATGACTCTTTGAGAACGGGGATACCCGTTGTCGATATATTGATGATATAACCAATAGTGCTGATGATGATTATGGCTTTGGCTACATTCGCCCACAACATAGAGCCGCCGCGGTATGGATGCCTGTTAGCTGAGCGATAAATGCCCACGGTTTGCCACGTGATTAACGGCAGTATCACGGCGTAAAGTGATAGCATAAATACACCCAAGCTTAACCGGCTGTTTGCGTGTTCTATTCTATTTTCTACCAATGCGCCAAAGGCTAAAATGAAAAGGTTGATAGCAATACCCACCAGCCAATAGCTTATCGGTAACGAAAACTGTCCCTTCCAATATTTGGCAATCCAGTTTGACGCTTGCTTCTCATCTTGATAGGGGGAGGGGGTGATAACGTGTGGTTCAATAGAGGTGTGTAACTGCTGCGAATATGCGCTTTGCTGTCGCTTTTTAATATTGTCTTGAATCCGTTTCTCGCGCTCAGGATAGGCGGCTTTATCTATGTGTGATAGGGCATCGTACAGTTCATCAAGGCTATATTTTTCGTAGTTGGGCTCCATGTTTGGAAAACATCCTTATTTATATACGCTATTTACCGCACGCGAAAACATGAAAAAGGCTCCAACTGGAGCCTTTATAAGAACAACTATTTACCAAGTATAATGCGTAGCATCCGGCGAAGAGGCTCGGCAGCACCCCATAACAGCTGATCGCCAACGGTAAAGGCAGAAATGTATTCCGGGCCCATCGTTAATTTACGAATACGCCCTACGGGAATGGACAAGGTCCCCGTGACTTTCGCTGGCGTTAGCTCTTCCATGGTGGCATTTCTATCGTTAGGTATGACTTTCACCCATTCGTTGTGTTCAGCAAGTAAGGTTTCAATTTCTTCAACCGAAAGGTCTTGCTTTAATTTCAAGGTAATGGCCTGACTATGACAACGCATGGCGCCTACACGCACACAAATACCGTCGATAGGTACGGGGCTCTCAGTTACGCCTAAAATTTTGTTTGCTTCCGCCTGTGCCTTCCATTCCTCACGACTTTGCCCAGAAGGTAACTGGGTATCAATATACGGAATAAGACTGCCGGCTAAAGGAACGCCAAACTGATCGCTTGGGTAGTCGTCGCTGCGAATAAATTCGGCAACTTGCTGGTCTATATCCAATATCGCCGTGGCAGGGTCATCGACTTTATCTTTTACAGCTGAGTGAATGGCACCCATTTGGCTGATGAGTTCACGCATATGCTTAGCACCTGAGCCAGAAGCCGCTTGGTAGGTCATGGGTGACGCCCATTCAACCAAGTCTTTTTCAAATAAGCCACCTAGCGCCATAAGCATAAGTGAAACCGTGCAATTGCCTCCAACAAAAGTGCGCACACCTTGTTCTATGCCATGCTTAATTTCGTTACCGTTAACAGGGTCAAGGACAATAATCGCATCATCAGCCATGCGCAGTGCCGACGCTGCATCAATCCAATAGCCCTTCCAACCAGCATCACGCAGTTTTGCGTAAACGGCTTTAGTGTAGTCACCACCTTGACAGGTAATAATAATATCTTGCTGACTAAGTGCTGCAATATCAAAGGCGTCTTCTAATACACCTGCCTGGGCTCCGGCAATATCAGGTGCAGGTAACCCTTTTTGCGAGGTGGTGAAAAATGTGGGTTCAATGTGGGCAAAATCTTGCTCTTCTTGCATTCGTTGCATTAACACAGAGCCAACCATACCGCGCCAGCCCACTAAACCTACTTTTTGTTGAGACATTAACTTAGAAACCTTCTTTCAACGTAAACCTATGTATGTTGGTGCAAACCTGAGAATCAAAAAAAGCGCACCAACGCTATGCCTGTCGCATTATTTTTATGCATGCAGTCTATAAATAAATTAATACGCTGGCTAGACGCTTTTTATAAATATTCCTTTGAGGATATAAGTGAATGTGAAAGTTGCTTGGATTATAAAGTATTCGTTGAAACTGCTTCTTTAATACGTCTTATTATGTTCCATTTAGTGTGTTGATAAACTGCTGGCATTGGTTCTTTGACAACAAACATGGTTTCTCTTGCCTATGACTTCATCTACAAACACAACAGGGTTCGCTGCATTTAATCGTGGGTTTTCTACTACATTTAATGAAAACGCGATGACATTAGGCTTAGTTGTGCCTATTGAGTCTTATCCGTATGGGCCAGTGCCTACCATGCAAGAGCACATTGAAAGGGTGCAGTTGGCAGAACAACTAGGGTTTAAAGCCGTTTGGTTGCGAGACGTGTTATTTAATGTGCCTTCATTTGGGGATGCAGGGCAGGTATTTGACCCCTTTGTTTATCTCGGTGCGTTGTCCGTTGCCAGTAAAGACATTGCGTTGGGGGTTGCCTCATTAGTCTTGCCCCAGCGCCACGCTGCACAGGTAGCGAAAGCCGCAGCAAGCGTTGATGTGTTAAGTGACGGACGCTTGTTACTAGGCGTTGCCTCTGGCGACAGGCCAGAAGAATATCCTGCAATTAATCGGGGTTTCGACGACAGGGGCGAGCGCTTTCGCGACAGCATTGAATATATTCGTCTGGCGTTAAAAGGGGTCGGACAGATTGAGAATAGCTTTGGTAAACTCGATGGTTCGCTAGATCTTCTACCGAAGCCCACAAAAGGGGGATTTCCCATGTTAATTACCGGTGGGTCTCAGCAAACTCCGAATTGGGGAGCCAAACATCTAGATGGCTTAATTACTTACCCGCGAAGCCCCAAAATTCAAGGGCACGTTATTGAAAGCTTCAGAAGCCGAGTGAGTGAGGTGTGTCGTTACAATAAGCCTGTAATGCAACCTTTGTACATTGACATAGAAGCACAGGATGACGCCCCCATTTCACCTATACATTTAGGTGTGAGATGTGGCGTGAACGCCCTTCTTTCTTATCTTAAATCACTGGAGGCCTGTGGCGTAAATCATGTGGCGTTTAACTTAAGGTTTAATCGAGCAAACGTTGAGGACACACTGGCGAAACTCGCCGAAGTTGTGTTGCCTCATTTTACTATTCACACTGAGTCAGGCCAGGCATTAACCAGTTGCCAAGGAGCAAACGCATGAAAACAATTTTAATCACAGGGGCAACCGATGGTATAGGCCTTGAAACTGCCAAGATGCTTGCACAAAAAGGGCACCATATTCTGTTGCATGGTCGAAGTGCTGACAAGCTACACAAGGTGAAGCAGATGCTAATGGATGAGTATGCTAAGCCCGAACAAGAAGGCCAGCTGGGTTCATTAAATGTGTCAACGCTGTGTGCGGATTTAAGTCGCTTCGCCGACTTGCGGGGACTCGTTAATGAGATAAAAAGTAGTGTGTCGCAGCTAGATGTTATTATCAATAACGCTGGGGTATTTGTCACGTCAAACCCCACCACAGGTGAGGGGTTAGATGTACGTTTCATGGTGAATACGCTGTCTCCTTATGTGCTTTCCACTGAGCTTCTCTCTTTAATGCCTGAAGATGGGCGTGTGATTAATGTATCGTCGGCTGCTCAAGCGCCAGTAGACGTTAACCTTGTGGGCGCACCGCCAAGCTTAAGCGATGGTTTAGCTTATGCCCAAAGTAAGCTAGCCCTTACCATGTTCACCCAATTTTTAGGTGAAAAATACAGTGAAACTGGGCCTAGCTTTATTAGCGTGAACCCTAAATCCTTACTAGGCAGTAAAATGGTAAAAGAAGCGTACGGCATTGCAGGTGGCAACCTTAAAGAGGGCGCTGAAATATTTGTCAAAGCCGCATTGCACGATGATTTTGCCAAGGTAAAAGGCGCTTATTTTGATAATGATGCGGGTCGGTTCGCTGCGCCTCACGTGTTTGGACGAAGCAAAGAAAATCAGGCTGCATTGATATCGAGTCTTCACGCCGTGTTAGATAAACACTACGTGGAAGCCACTTAACACAGAGTGTGATTGTTGTTGCTTATTTGTAGGGAAAAGGGCGTGCACAGGCACGCGTTTTTTCCGAAGGTCCTCTTATCCTGTCTGTTCTTATCGACTAACCTTGATAAAATCTCCGACTGTAAAATTTTCCGTTATATTGTAATTCTGCTATTCATACAATCTTTACACTTGAATAAGTTAATGATTTAAATGGTTTTTTAATGTGGAATTGTCCTTGCTGATATGTTGCAAACATAACATTCATTCATTGCGTTATGTGTGTTCTATTTTTGACCAACAAGGATTTATCATGGCTGAATCATTTAAGTACAATGGAAATAAAGGACAAGGCGGCGAGCTTCATCAAAAGGCGGGAGATGACTACCCTACAATGACGACGGCGCAAGGATGCCCGGTTCACGACGATCAAAATTCATTGAAGGCGGGCACTCGAGGTCCCACAACGATGGAAGATCACGTTATGCGAGAAAAGATCTTTCATTTCGACCATGAAAGAATTCCTGAACGGGTAGTGCATGCCAGAGGTTATGGGGCACATGGCTATTTCGAAACCTACGAGTCACTGTCTGACATTACTTGTGCTGATATTTTCCAAACCAAAGGTAAAAAAACACCGGTATTTACACGATTCTCCACGGTAGCAGGTAACCAAGGTTCACCAGATTTAGCCCGTGACGTGCGAGGCTTTGCGGTAAAATTTTATACGCAAGAAGGTAATTGGGATCTTGTCGGTAATAATATCCCGGTTTTCTTTATTCAAGACGCCATCAAATTTCCCGACCTTATTCATTCAGCCAAACAAGAACCTGACCGCGGCTTCCCGCAGGCACAAACCGCTCACGACAATTTTTGGGATTTCTGCAGCCTAAGCCCAGAGTCAACGCATATGTTGATGTGGGCAATGTCAGACCGCGCTATCCCACGTTCTTTCCGCTTTATGGAAGGATTCGGTGTGCACACCTTTAAGTTAATCAATGCCAAAGGCGAAATGAAGTACGTGAAGTTTCATTGGAAGCCAAAACAAGGTTTACAATCGGTAGTGTGGAATGAGGCACTGAAAATAAACGGTGCAGATCCTGATTTTCACCGCCGAGATTTGTGGAATGCTATTCTTGCAGGTGATTTCCCTGAGTGGGAATTGGGCATGCAGGTATTCGATCAAGAATTTGCAGATAACTTTGAGTTTGATGTGCTTGATGCCACCAAACTGATACCCGAAGAGCAAGTCCCCGTAAAAATCGTGGGTAAAATGGTACTTAACAAGGTGGTAGATAATTTCTTTGCAGAAACGGAGCAAGTGGCATTTTGTACCCAAAATATAGTGCCAGGCATTGATTTTACTAACGACCCATTACTGCAGGGGCGGAATTTTTCTTACCTGGACACCCAACTTAAGCGCTTAGGTAGTACTAACTTTACGCACTTGCCTATTAATGCGCCTAAATGCCCTATGCGACATTTCCAGCAAGATGGTCACATGGCTATGCATAATCCAAAGGGGCGAGCGAATTACGAGCCCAACTCTTGGGCAGGGGATGAAAATAACCCTCGAGCGTGCCCTGAACACGGTTTTAAATCTCATCATGAAGAGGTTATGGGTGAAAAGGTACGTCATCGTTCAGAAACCTTTGCTGATCACTATAGCCAGGCGCGCCAGTTCTACATTAGTCAAACGGAGACGGAGCAAATGCATATGCGTGATGCTTTCGCATTCGAGTTGTCGAAAGTCGAGCATTTGCCTATTCGTGAGCGTATGGTGTCCCACTTGTTAAATGTGGACAAATCACTGGCAGAAGGCGTTGCCGAAGCCCTTGGCTTAGCTGAAATGCCCGAACCTGCTGAAGCAGCGATGTCTACCCGTGACGACCTACCAGCTTCTGATGCGTTAAGTATTTTAAAAAATGCGCCTCAAACCTTTAAAGGCAGAAAATTAGGTATCTTAGTCAGTGACGATTTAGACGGCAGTATTTTGGAAAATGTCACCGCGGCATTAGACAGTGAAGGTGCCATGTATGAAGTTGTGGCGCCGCAAATTGGTGGTGTCACCTGTGATAAAGGTAAGAAGGTTGACGCGCAGCAAAAAGTGGATGGTGGCCCATCGGTACTTTATGACGCCGTCCTTCTGCTCGTCTCTGAAAAGGGTGCCAATATGCTTGCTGAAAAGCCTGAAGCAAAAGATTTCGTTTCGGACGCTTTTGCCCATAACAAGTTCATTGGCTACACCCAGTCGGCGCTGCCATTAATTAAAGCCACAGGGCTTGAGAGTAAAATGGACGATGGCTTTATTAATCTTGAAAACGTCAGCGCTGATGAGTTTGTCGGTTCATTGCGTAATATTCGTTTCTGGCAACGATGAGTCATCCGCCAGTAAACCCTTATTAGCTAGGGTTTACTGCCATCAGTGAGACAAGGAGCGCACTTTTTGTGCGCTCCTTTTAGTATGAGTAGAGCAGCAATCAACTGACGTAATTCAGTATAGAATGCGTAAAGATGTCAGTGACGAAAACTTATTGCTCACCTCATTGGTTAAAAGGCTATACTATTTACTCCTGTTTTAGGTTGTTAATAATCAGAGGGATACATGCAGTACGATTCAGCAACAAAGTTTTCACCCGTGACGCTTCTACTTCATTGGGTGGTTGGGTTAACCATAATAGGTATGCTCGCAACCGGCATTTATATGGCCGAAGAGGGCGTGTATTCGCTATTCCCTATTCATAAAGCAACGGGCTTTATTTTGCTGTTCGTGGCATTAGCACGTGTAGTCTGGCGTATGAAAAATGGTTGGCCTACACCGGCAGGTCAATATGCCAGTTGGGAG is from Alteromonas australica and encodes:
- a CDS encoding ATP-binding protein, which codes for MTMYRVLLFTLTISFYFCALPIQANASDKTNVHAELAQFEARLSNERPMPIGEITETLEAKLNASDYSLEEKRHLGALYTALKLRLHHTPSKPIYDLLSSLADNSPSGMKIKLGLARIDGINAKYDSAYTYFGELINADFNDKETKAYALAYLILTYNEAQVFASSAELLNTLEELSRELASPKLTALYYYMLADYNHSIQSYDIAYNYYKKSLALAQEHHFWVLISDNLYVIGILFRNQGQYEKAISYFEKTIENDKNIDMSYSEYLALYGMASTYFRTDDIDKALAMADKVTSHPLTASFYDSEIYRLKAKALLKVDRLKEAREALDMSRAMYNDYRTDEKTTWRADLEKLAAEITAKEGDFQTAYYEYIQFHNDYVEAKKYEELELLESADLINQIAQQKERALQLEAQNQAYLSMLEAKEAAQQTQKLYTRWLIVFVVLTLLTLATILVLFKKAKQSNALTALAKEKAELHNRLKTEFISNISHEIRTPLNAIIGFGQVLTEKLQDKDTKKLTNQIVNSSEMLLQLINDLLDFSKIEAGKLALDYGPYNLRHSLKKLADIFHAQAANKGLAIVFNIDKALPKQLIYDELRVKQVLANLISNAIKFSTQGHIEIGVHVIRLTEQDCTLEIWVKDQGIGISETQKENLFQPFIQAESSTARKYGGSGLGLNISNKLLQLMNSQIAVESDIGKGSRFSFTLTLLTANQHTPLPVDKPAPVLEFSKTHVLLAEDNDINVEVIQAMLAATNLQITRVKDGNQAIHAFADKGFDIILMDIQMPEMDGYEATRVLRQQMGVTHPIVALTANAMQQDIDACFSAGMDAHISKPIQKENLMTVLQRFLQ
- a CDS encoding COG3904 family protein, giving the protein MEPNYEKYSLDELYDALSHIDKAAYPEREKRIQDNIKKRQQSAYSQQLHTSIEPHVITPSPYQDEKQASNWIAKYWKGQFSLPISYWLVGIAINLFILAFGALVENRIEHANSRLSLGVFMLSLYAVILPLITWQTVGIYRSANRHPYRGGSMLWANVAKAIIIISTIGYIINISTTGIPVLKESYSLITQHQEYPELHFRLLNNETELELYGGIEVGSEKQLEAQLDAHPNIKLLHLHSIGGRMLGAIRLAGIVKQRKLDTYVKERCSSACTVVYLAGVNRLIGENGELAFHAAGIGGTSTHNNEALSSSLKTQYINAGVPQWFLEKVLATPNEDLWIPDHNDLRKAKIITQVVNSAEYGFSGFGSDENISEEAIEQGLLTHSYMKAMKKFDSETYEKVIAINRQVMREGGTMNRVSVAINQLLQTRINHYLAHASDEAVLYYWQTIIAQMVALRTHSPLACASFAFPSDIPLQHHYGNEGTLPSALIEQELDAMADLIGSFSPKPALLSDEDKQNYINRVVKNMKQENADYFEVIQAPADYLADPEILCLASISLNKHFVAFKPEVSSALLRTINTL
- the asd gene encoding aspartate-semialdehyde dehydrogenase: MSQQKVGLVGWRGMVGSVLMQRMQEEQDFAHIEPTFFTTSQKGLPAPDIAGAQAGVLEDAFDIAALSQQDIIITCQGGDYTKAVYAKLRDAGWKGYWIDAASALRMADDAIIVLDPVNGNEIKHGIEQGVRTFVGGNCTVSLMLMALGGLFEKDLVEWASPMTYQAASGSGAKHMRELISQMGAIHSAVKDKVDDPATAILDIDQQVAEFIRSDDYPSDQFGVPLAGSLIPYIDTQLPSGQSREEWKAQAEANKILGVTESPVPIDGICVRVGAMRCHSQAITLKLKQDLSVEEIETLLAEHNEWVKVIPNDRNATMEELTPAKVTGTLSIPVGRIRKLTMGPEYISAFTVGDQLLWGAAEPLRRMLRIILGK
- a CDS encoding LLM class oxidoreductase, whose amino-acid sequence is MTSSTNTTGFAAFNRGFSTTFNENAMTLGLVVPIESYPYGPVPTMQEHIERVQLAEQLGFKAVWLRDVLFNVPSFGDAGQVFDPFVYLGALSVASKDIALGVASLVLPQRHAAQVAKAAASVDVLSDGRLLLGVASGDRPEEYPAINRGFDDRGERFRDSIEYIRLALKGVGQIENSFGKLDGSLDLLPKPTKGGFPMLITGGSQQTPNWGAKHLDGLITYPRSPKIQGHVIESFRSRVSEVCRYNKPVMQPLYIDIEAQDDAPISPIHLGVRCGVNALLSYLKSLEACGVNHVAFNLRFNRANVEDTLAKLAEVVLPHFTIHTESGQALTSCQGANA
- a CDS encoding SDR family NAD(P)-dependent oxidoreductase; the protein is MKTILITGATDGIGLETAKMLAQKGHHILLHGRSADKLHKVKQMLMDEYAKPEQEGQLGSLNVSTLCADLSRFADLRGLVNEIKSSVSQLDVIINNAGVFVTSNPTTGEGLDVRFMVNTLSPYVLSTELLSLMPEDGRVINVSSAAQAPVDVNLVGAPPSLSDGLAYAQSKLALTMFTQFLGEKYSETGPSFISVNPKSLLGSKMVKEAYGIAGGNLKEGAEIFVKAALHDDFAKVKGAYFDNDAGRFAAPHVFGRSKENQAALISSLHAVLDKHYVEAT
- a CDS encoding catalase gives rise to the protein MAESFKYNGNKGQGGELHQKAGDDYPTMTTAQGCPVHDDQNSLKAGTRGPTTMEDHVMREKIFHFDHERIPERVVHARGYGAHGYFETYESLSDITCADIFQTKGKKTPVFTRFSTVAGNQGSPDLARDVRGFAVKFYTQEGNWDLVGNNIPVFFIQDAIKFPDLIHSAKQEPDRGFPQAQTAHDNFWDFCSLSPESTHMLMWAMSDRAIPRSFRFMEGFGVHTFKLINAKGEMKYVKFHWKPKQGLQSVVWNEALKINGADPDFHRRDLWNAILAGDFPEWELGMQVFDQEFADNFEFDVLDATKLIPEEQVPVKIVGKMVLNKVVDNFFAETEQVAFCTQNIVPGIDFTNDPLLQGRNFSYLDTQLKRLGSTNFTHLPINAPKCPMRHFQQDGHMAMHNPKGRANYEPNSWAGDENNPRACPEHGFKSHHEEVMGEKVRHRSETFADHYSQARQFYISQTETEQMHMRDAFAFELSKVEHLPIRERMVSHLLNVDKSLAEGVAEALGLAEMPEPAEAAMSTRDDLPASDALSILKNAPQTFKGRKLGILVSDDLDGSILENVTAALDSEGAMYEVVAPQIGGVTCDKGKKVDAQQKVDGGPSVLYDAVLLLVSEKGANMLAEKPEAKDFVSDAFAHNKFIGYTQSALPLIKATGLESKMDDGFINLENVSADEFVGSLRNIRFWQR